The Streptomyces laurentii genome contains a region encoding:
- a CDS encoding GTP pyrophosphokinase ((p)ppGpp synthetase, RelA/SpoT family; TIGR00691;~ACT domain found C-terminal of the RelA/SpoT domains; cd04876;~GTP pyrophosphokinase [Amycolatopsis mediterranei U32];~Metal dependent phosphohydrolases with conserved 'HD' motif; cl00076;~NTP binding site [chemical binding];~Nucleotidyltransferase (NT) domain of RelA- and SpoT-like ppGpp synthetases and hydrolases; cd05399;~TGS_RelA_SpoT: The RelA (SpoT) protein, also referred to as ppGpp hydrolase/synthetase, is a ribosome-associated protein that is activated during amino acid starvation and thought to mediate the stringent response. RelA contains a TGS domain, named after...; cd01668;~identified by MetaGeneAnnotator; putative;~metal binding site [ion binding];~synthetase active site [active]), with product MPDEAQSFSAEQPDPQAQQAAPGAAAPRNEPAENRPRSAAPAPASAARPASATPARTEPARTEPARPAHTPGRSGGSSSRVRARLARLGVQRSSPYNPVLEPLLRIVRSNDPKIETATLRQIERAYQVAERWHRGQKRKSGDPYITHPLAVTTILAELGMDPATLMAGLLHDTVEDTEYGLDDLRRDFGDQVALLVDGVTKLDKVKFGEAAQAETVRKMVVAMAKDPRVLVIKLADRLHNMRTMRYLKREKQEKKARETLEIYAPLAHRLGMNTIKWELEDLAFAILYPKMYDEIVRLVAERAPKRDEYLAVVTDEVQADLRAARIKATVTGRPKHYYSVYQKMIVRGRDFAEIYDLVGIRVLVDTVRDCYAALGTVHARWNPVPGRFKDYIAMPKFNMYQSLHTTVIGPSGKPVELQIRTFDMHRRAEYGIAAHWKYKQEAVAGASKVRTDVPKKAGKDDHVNDMAWLRQLLDWQKETEDPSEFLESLRFDLSRNEVFVFTPKGDVIALPAGATPVDFAYAVHTEVGHRTIGARVNGRLVPLESTLDNGDLVEVFTSKAAGAGPSRDWLGFVKSPRARNKIRAWFSKERRDEAIEQGKDAIARAMRKQNLPIQRILTGDSLVTLAHELRYSDISSLYAAIGEGHVTAQSIVQKLVQALGGEEAATEDIAETVPPARGRAKRRSSADPGVVVKGVDDVWVKLARCCTPVPGDPIIGFVTRGSGVSVHRSDCVNVDSLSREPERILEVEWAPTQSSVFLVAIQVEALDRSRLLSDVTRVLSDQHVNILSAAVQTSRDRVATSRFTFEMGDPKHLGHVLKAVRSVEGVYDVYRVTSARRP from the coding sequence TTGCCAGACGAGGCCCAGTCATTCTCCGCCGAGCAGCCCGACCCGCAGGCCCAGCAGGCCGCGCCGGGGGCTGCCGCGCCACGGAACGAGCCTGCGGAGAACCGGCCCCGATCCGCGGCACCCGCGCCCGCCTCCGCCGCCCGGCCCGCGTCGGCGACGCCCGCCAGGACCGAACCGGCCCGCACCGAGCCCGCCCGCCCGGCGCACACTCCGGGCCGCTCGGGCGGCTCCTCCAGCCGCGTCCGCGCCCGCCTCGCCCGCCTGGGTGTCCAGCGCTCCTCCCCGTACAACCCGGTCCTCGAACCGCTGCTGCGGATCGTCCGCTCCAACGACCCGAAGATCGAGACGGCGACGCTGCGCCAGATCGAGCGCGCCTACCAGGTCGCCGAGCGCTGGCACCGCGGCCAGAAGCGCAAGAGCGGTGACCCGTACATCACCCACCCGCTCGCCGTCACCACCATCCTCGCGGAGCTGGGCATGGACCCGGCGACCCTGATGGCGGGGCTCCTGCACGACACCGTCGAGGACACCGAGTACGGCCTGGACGACCTGCGCCGCGACTTCGGCGACCAGGTCGCCCTGCTCGTCGACGGCGTCACCAAGCTCGACAAGGTCAAGTTCGGCGAGGCCGCGCAGGCCGAGACCGTCCGCAAGATGGTCGTCGCCATGGCCAAGGACCCCCGGGTCCTGGTCATCAAGCTCGCCGACCGCCTGCACAACATGCGCACCATGCGCTACCTCAAGAGGGAGAAGCAGGAGAAGAAGGCCCGCGAGACCCTCGAGATCTACGCCCCGCTGGCGCACCGGCTGGGCATGAACACCATCAAGTGGGAGCTGGAGGACCTCGCCTTCGCGATCCTCTACCCCAAGATGTACGACGAGATCGTCCGCCTCGTCGCCGAGCGCGCCCCCAAGCGCGACGAGTACCTGGCCGTCGTGACCGACGAGGTGCAGGCCGACCTGCGGGCCGCCCGGATCAAGGCCACCGTCACCGGCCGCCCCAAGCACTACTACAGCGTCTACCAGAAGATGATCGTCCGCGGCCGGGACTTCGCGGAGATCTACGACCTGGTCGGCATCCGTGTCCTCGTGGACACCGTCCGCGACTGCTACGCGGCCCTCGGCACCGTCCACGCGCGCTGGAACCCGGTCCCCGGCCGGTTCAAGGACTACATCGCGATGCCGAAGTTCAACATGTACCAGTCGCTGCACACGACGGTCATCGGACCCAGCGGCAAGCCGGTCGAACTCCAGATCCGTACGTTCGACATGCACCGCCGCGCCGAGTACGGCATCGCCGCGCACTGGAAGTACAAGCAGGAGGCCGTCGCCGGCGCCTCCAAGGTGCGCACCGACGTGCCGAAGAAGGCCGGCAAGGACGATCACGTCAACGACATGGCGTGGTTGCGCCAGCTGCTGGACTGGCAGAAGGAGACCGAGGACCCCTCGGAGTTCCTGGAGTCGCTGCGCTTCGACCTGTCCCGCAACGAGGTGTTCGTCTTCACCCCGAAGGGCGACGTCATAGCGCTGCCCGCGGGCGCCACCCCGGTCGACTTCGCGTACGCCGTCCATACCGAGGTCGGCCACCGCACGATAGGCGCCCGCGTCAACGGCCGGCTCGTGCCGCTGGAGTCCACCCTCGACAACGGCGACCTGGTCGAGGTCTTCACCTCCAAGGCGGCCGGCGCCGGACCGTCCCGGGACTGGCTCGGCTTCGTCAAGTCGCCGCGCGCCCGCAACAAGATCCGCGCCTGGTTCTCCAAGGAGCGCCGCGACGAGGCCATCGAGCAGGGCAAGGACGCCATCGCGCGGGCCATGCGCAAGCAGAACCTGCCGATCCAGCGCATCCTCACCGGCGACTCGCTGGTCACCCTCGCCCACGAGCTGCGCTACAGCGACATCTCCTCGCTGTACGCGGCGATCGGCGAGGGCCATGTCACGGCCCAGTCCATCGTCCAGAAGCTGGTCCAGGCCCTCGGCGGCGAGGAGGCCGCGACCGAGGACATCGCCGAGACCGTCCCGCCCGCCCGCGGCCGCGCCAAGCGGCGCTCCAGCGCCGACCCGGGCGTCGTGGTCAAGGGCGTCGACGACGTGTGGGTGAAGCTGGCCCGCTGCTGCACCCCGGTGCCGGGCGACCCGATCATCGGCTTCGTCACCCGCGGCAGCGGCGTCTCCGTGCACCGCAGCGACTGCGTCAACGTGGACTCGCTGTCCCGGGAGCCCGAGCGGATTCTGGAGGTCGAGTGGGCGCCCACCCAGTCCTCGGTCTTCCTGGTCGCCATCCAGGTCGAGGCCCTGGACCGGTCCCGGCTCCTGTCGGACGTCACCCGCGTCCTGTCCGACCAGCACGTCAACATCCTGTCGGCGGCCGTCCAGACCTCCCGCGACCGGGTGGCCACCTCGCGCTTC
- a CDS encoding adenine phosphoribosyltransferase (Phosphoribosyl transferase (PRT)-type I domain; cd06223;~adenine phosphoribosyltransferase [Streptomyces clavuligerus ATCC27064];~identified by MetaGeneAnnotator; putative), translating to MSTETQSTSDLLLSRIRDVPDYPKPGVMFKDITPLLADPEAFTILTDTLAGLCAVAGATKIVGLEARGFILAAPVAVRAGLGFIPVRKAGKLPGATLSQAYELEYGTAEIEVHAEDLAAGDRVMVIDDVLATGGTAEASIELIRRAGAEVAGVAVLMELGFLPGRARLESALGGAPLTALITV from the coding sequence ATGAGCACCGAGACCCAGAGCACCAGCGACCTGCTCCTCAGCCGGATCAGGGACGTCCCCGACTATCCGAAGCCGGGTGTGATGTTCAAGGACATCACCCCGCTGCTCGCGGACCCGGAGGCGTTCACCATCCTCACGGACACCCTCGCCGGGCTGTGCGCCGTGGCCGGGGCCACGAAGATCGTCGGCCTGGAGGCCCGCGGCTTCATCCTGGCCGCCCCCGTCGCCGTCCGCGCCGGTCTGGGCTTCATTCCGGTCCGCAAGGCCGGGAAGCTGCCCGGGGCAACCCTGAGCCAGGCCTACGAGCTGGAGTACGGCACCGCCGAGATCGAGGTGCACGCCGAGGACCTGGCCGCGGGCGACCGCGTCATGGTCATCGACGACGTCCTCGCCACCGGCGGCACCGCCGAGGCGTCCATCGAGCTCATCCGGCGTGCCGGGGCCGAGGTCGCCGGCGTCGCCGTCCTCATGGAGCTGGGCTTCCTGCCCGGCCGGGCCCGCCTGGAGTCCGCCCTCGGCGGCGCTCCGCTCACGGCGCTGATCACCGTCTGA
- a CDS encoding protein-export membrane protein secF (Protein export membrane protein; pfam02355;~Protein-export membrane protein SecF [Streptomyces venezuelae ATCC10712];~identified by MetaGeneAnnotator; putative;~preprotein translocase subunit SecF; Reviewed; PRK13022) yields the protein MSKLGDLGARLHRGEVGYDFIGNRRIWYGLSILITITAIVALAVRGLNMGIEFQGGAVFTTPKTAVSVEQATEYAEEASGHDAIVQKLGNGSLRIQVGGLDTGKSDQVRAQLAEDLKVEEPKIAAELVGPSWGEQIANKAWTGLGVFMILVVIYLAIAFEWRMAVAALVALIHDLTITVGIYSLVGFEVTVGTVIGLLTILGYSLYDTVVVFDSLKEQTKGITKQTRWTYSDIANRSINGTLVRSINTTVVALLPVAGLLFIGGGVLGAGMLNDISLSLFVGLAAGAYSSIFIATPLVADLKEREPAMRALRKRVLAKRSAAATRGDEQDVDGAYDDMAAEPAVVGQRSRRGRSSERRG from the coding sequence ATGTCGAAGCTCGGAGATCTCGGCGCCCGGCTCCACCGAGGTGAGGTCGGCTACGACTTCATCGGCAACCGCAGGATCTGGTACGGCCTGTCGATCCTGATCACCATCACGGCGATCGTCGCCCTCGCGGTGCGCGGGCTGAACATGGGCATCGAGTTCCAGGGCGGTGCTGTCTTCACCACCCCGAAGACCGCCGTCTCGGTCGAGCAGGCCACCGAGTACGCGGAGGAGGCGTCCGGTCACGACGCCATCGTCCAGAAGCTCGGCAACGGCTCGCTGCGCATCCAGGTCGGCGGCCTCGACACCGGCAAGTCCGACCAGGTGCGCGCGCAGCTGGCCGAGGACCTCAAGGTCGAGGAGCCGAAGATCGCGGCCGAGCTGGTCGGCCCCAGCTGGGGTGAGCAGATCGCCAACAAGGCCTGGACCGGCCTCGGGGTCTTCATGATCCTCGTGGTGATCTACCTCGCCATCGCGTTCGAATGGCGGATGGCCGTCGCGGCGCTCGTCGCGCTCATCCACGACCTCACGATCACGGTCGGCATCTACTCGTTGGTCGGCTTCGAGGTCACGGTCGGTACGGTCATCGGTCTGCTGACGATCCTCGGTTACTCGCTCTACGACACCGTCGTCGTCTTCGACTCCCTCAAGGAGCAGACGAAGGGCATCACCAAGCAGACCCGCTGGACCTACAGCGATATCGCCAACCGCTCGATCAACGGCACCCTGGTCCGTTCGATCAACACCACGGTGGTGGCCCTGCTCCCGGTCGCCGGCCTGCTCTTCATCGGTGGCGGCGTCCTCGGCGCCGGCATGCTGAACGACATCTCGCTGTCGCTGTTCGTCGGCCTCGCCGCCGGAGCGTACTCCTCGATCTTCATCGCCACGCCGCTCGTCGCCGACCTCAAGGAGCGCGAGCCGGCCATGCGGGCCCTGAGGAAGCGCGTCCTGGCCAAGCGGTCCGCCGCGGCCACCCGGGGCGACGAGCAGGACGTGGACGGCGCGTACGACGACATGGCGGCCGAGCCCGCCGTCGTCGGCCAGCGTTCGCGCCGCGGCCGGTCCTCGGAGCGCCGCGGATGA